ACAACAAAATGGCAGTAGTTTGTTTCTAAACCTTACAGTTTTTCCACTGTTAAATGTCAATCGCAATAGAAATTCAGCAATCTAGTGTTaatggtttatttttaaatggctATATCAGATTCTTCAATCTGATTTGGTCACTAAATCtaaatgtatgcatatatacGTGATTCAGAATAACAGTTTGCTTTAATAAACATGTTCTAGTAGTTTATGTAGGCAAGGGCACCACTTGTCATACCAAGGATGTGGTTAGTTTAAAAGAAGAAGTTTTTTCTCTAACACCACAGTCAGCCTGCTTTCAGGAAAGTGTCTGACACTCACAACAGAGCACATTCACAGTGGTAAGACttacttttaacatttttagaatATGTTTCACCAGCTGAAGTTAAAATTTGATCCATCTGACAGGTAAAAGCGGATAAAATCATTTTGCGTGCGTTTAGGATTATTTGAATGATTTACTTGTTCCTGTTTTTATACTGAAAGTAATGTCACAAAAACATGGACAGATGTCTGATTTATATTTCTCACCACTAACGTGTCAGTTGGCTGAAATTGAAAGTAATTTGAGCAATGTTCACGTTGTAAAGATTTTTAACAGTTGCACCTGACAGTAGAAACATACTTCATTAATACCTACAATGTCTCATAATGCAagcaaatgtaaatacatttttatatgtatattatatataacatataaacaGAGTAGAATGCCTCAAGCACCTTGAGGAAAATGTGTTTGCAGCGTAGTAATACGCAAAAGCAATTGTCTGACTCAGGTGGCATAAGCATAGATACCTATCAACAGGCATCAAGTGAGCATAAGGCAGGTAAGAGACATTAcattaacattatttaatgACATTTCCATAATTCTGTTTAGTTCCTCTCTTtataaatgcataaacattCAGTGGAAAAAAAGCCATAATGTGCGAAAGCATAGTGCAATTTCAGAACATAATGTTTTTACAGTTAAGCACTTGTTTTAGCTAGTAGTAAGATGTGTGATGCAAGAAGAGGAAGACTGAGGTTATATCGCATGACTCTGTAAGTGAGCCATAAAAAAAGCTTAcacttatattattattatatattatatattattacactTATTTGACTTACATATTTAAGAAATAGTTAATGTTACCTGAGCGCAATCTGTATATTTTCTAGCAGAAAGTTTTaggttgtgtgtttaaataaaatcgACTGTGTCAGTTAAATCAGTGTAATTTAGTGACAACACAGAATGTGGCAAATGTTAGGTAATCAATTTCCTGCTATTTTGAGTGATTTTCACATGATATTTGAACAAACTTAACTAAAGTTTTTGGgcatgaaaaatgtaataatgaatgaataatccaaataaattattacaaaatgtttttagaaaatAGTAAACAGCAGACAGAATACAATGTGATGAAGCTGACTGAAGGGAATTAAGGCTCTATTATGTATGGTATGATTTgggaattaattaaattattcaattatatttagtcagtaatattataaaaacaataaaatcttttttgagAGAAACCACAATCTAAATTCTTTGAATgaatgtgattaaatataaacaaacaatttaaaatttatattaggTTTGGAAATTACTATGCTGCGAAATCagctacaaaaatacaaaagcaaaGCTCAGGTCATCATTATTGCTTGTATTACTTTATACCTAATATGTGTATGAGAGATAAACATCAGCAACAACAACGCAAATGTTGTTTCTCCCCAGAATCACCATGATCAACGAGAGCAACTGCAGTTTTGAGGACGTGGATGCGCTCATGCGGCCATTGGAGTTAGTCATCTATGTGCCCATCTTCTTGCTTGGCATCGTCTTAAATGTCAGTGCACTTTGGGTCTTCTGCTTTGTCTTTAAAAAATGGACTGAATCCACTATTTACATGATTAACTTGGCTATAATGGATGTGCTCTTGCTACTTCAACTGCCCTTCAAGATGCATGCCACAAACAACAAATGGTTAGCAAACAAGAAACATCTTTGCTCTTTCCTTGAAAGCCTGTACTTCATGGCTATGTATGGGAGCATCTACATCATCATGTGCATATCTGTGGATCGGTACCTTGGCATATGCCACCCCTTTTACGCCAAGAGCCTACGTTCCAAGAAAAGTGCCCGAATTGTATGTTTGGTAATTTGGGTGTTAGTGATAGTAGTGACTACTCCAGTTTATACATTCCATGAGGATATACAGGAAACTTTTCACTGCTTCCATGGCTTTTCAAATAAGGGATGGAACTTATGgcttattgtttgtttggaggTGTTTGGCTTCTTGCTGCCTGCTTTTGTGCTCATATGTTGCTCAGTGAAAAGTATCCGTACCTTGCGTAATCCAAAGTTCACATTCACTCCGGGAAGACAAGCTGGTGTCCGGATAATTCACAGCAGCCTGTGTGCCTTCTTGGTGCCCTTCACACCATGCCATATTGCGATCTTTTTCCAATACCTGGTGCGCAGCTCTACCATCACTGAGTGTGACGCCCAGCAAAGGATCTCCCTGTTTTTACAGTTGTCTATGAGCCTGGCCAACATAACATGCTTTCTGGATGCTATATTCTATTACTTTGTAGCCAAAGAAGTACGGGCGGGTAAGGACACAATCAGAATGTCCCTCACTAGGATTAAAAGTATGAGTACCTCagatgcataaggaagaaatTTACCATTTATTCAAAACACATTTACTCATTCTTAActtctctgttttatttactgtatgccTCAGATTTGTAAGATAGAAAAGAGTTTCTGTTCTGAGTCACTTTAGTAGGCTGTCAAAGGTCGTTCTCACGCGAAGGGAGCGTGCCGAGCTACACAGAGatttcagaaatgaaattttGCCACGTTTAGGAGGTTTATCTAGACCAAGTACTTATAGAACCATTATGTTAAAcaaatttaactttttaaatattgtgtgtCATAGGGACCTGAGTTCTGTTTATGTAAAGTATAATATGTATTtagcaataaatatttaattggaGAAAAGGCTGATAGTGAAAGAGGACAGCACCTCCAGCCTTCTACAGTTGGGGAAAGAAGTGGGCACAGGCAGCATGCCTGCCAGTTTCATTCTGCCTCAGACATGCTTCTCTTTGTTGCTTCTATTCACATGTTTTCTGTACATAGTATCCTATTGAAAAAGCATTATTTAAAggtaattattgttatttttttaaatgatttctaataattattttttttaactgtgattgcattgtatcttttttattcatgaTCATTTTGTGGAGtgcaaaatgtctttaaaatacagtattaaGTAAAGTCAATACCTAAGTTATTTTTGGTTTTCTAAAGAACCTGCTATAACTTTTTTACTACCttcacaatattttttaattacttttgttTGCTGGATAATAATATCTACATTATGGTAACAAATTGTAAGGGTTTTTTAGCTCTCAGCAAAGGTGgcaacatgtttttttaaaaacccacTGATCAAACATTTAGGGAAGTAAAACCTTAAAAGTATATTGGCATTTAGGTTTTCTTTTGCCATTTGTTGTGATGGTGTGACACTGCATAAAAATATAGCAATGTATCAATCTTTTAATTTTCCAAACAgagatttaatataaagtctATTCCACACAGAGTTACTGTTTGTCTGTAAAAAGTTTGATTTGAACAGAATAAAGACCATatgaaaaatatgtaaatatgtttggTGAAAAGAGAATGCCTGGTGAAAGAGAAACTGTGCCTGTTTGTgagttatttaattataaaaagaaaagttgtaTTGGAATCTGTTTGCAATGCATGGTGTGATgtgttttatacaaaataatatcaCTCACTGTTAGTTCACAGACCATGTGAAGCTACTGAGcaattaagaaagaaagggacTGTTTTGCCGTAACTTAAAATGACAATTTAAACAGAGAAACCAATGTAATTCAATCTGCGAATACGTGATCATCATTTCATAATAATTAGTGTGAATGCACTTCATTTGCACTAAAACCAGATAAAGAAAtatagattaaaaaatatatatctgacacaattaaacatttttaaaccataaatatttttcacacaTAATAGTCACACATAGTAGCAAATATAAATTagttagttttcttttttatcctgtctttaatcatttaaaagatttttattaatattttattgtgatactgtatacaatagacacaaagcattttttttttaaagcagaaacAATAAACACGATGACCAAAGTCACTGAAGTTCATGTATGATAGgattatttaaagaaacaatTAACACTAAgcaagatatttaaaaaatattctatttaatgataatgtttttgtaaattttgTTGTACAGCTGTTAAATTGGTGTGACCCCTTAAAAAACTTGAAGCCATTAAAAGCCATCTCTGGACCGACAAATCTTCTCTAAACCCATACATTTTGCTTCACAGACGTTTACATATGTAATGAATTTCAATATGACAGCATGGGAACATCAGCTTTATGCAACCATTCCAGTTCTGTTGCATGCCATGACACATCATGGAAACTGTGATGGCCAAATGTTTTGTTACAAACTCAAACAGCAAATCATGACTtggctaaagaaataaaatggcagagataatatataacatataccTGCTTTTATACACACTTGAGCTACGACTGGTCTAATAACTGAATTTGAATGTGTGTTTCACTGTTAGTCTCAGTGGCTTATCACAGGTTTGTAATTTCATTGTTTCTTCATTGCTACTAATAGCAAATATTCCACTATTAGTTACCATAATGGCTGATGCGCTTGTCTTTTTAAGCCTTTAAGAAACCAGAAATTATATCCTGGAAAAACAGTTCTGTAATATATAGTATCCTTATAAATAAATGGTAtcttcataaataaaattacatattttattttatgctttaGTTTAACATATAAAGTTGGGGTTTAAGAAACtactataattaaaaatgtatggtCCAATATTCTATTTGTTATTTTCGGACACCTGTGCTCGATAAAGGATTAAATAGGTTATAGAAGgattatacacaaacacagaaaaaaatggcaCCATTGATTTTTAGATGaccaaatcatttaaaaaagtgaaagtaaGGAATATCTCTTACAAAACTAATAGATagaatgtttctttttaattctgaatttatttctttaccGCTGCCCTCATGAGTTACATCATAAATTAAGATTAGTGATCCGTTTCCTTTTCCATAAGCAACCATGGAAGCTCAAGCAACAATACTACCTCCACTATCCTCCACTATGCTTCACGTGAATACAtccctttttttctccacagtTTAGTCTTTCCATTAATTTGCTAGAGGTTGATCTCTGTACTTCTTTGTGAATTAGCTTCCTGATTCTTATTTctgataaataatttattttgtggtaTGGCCTCTCAAAGCCTTTATTTGATGTCACTGACTGtttatgttttggttttttttcctttacagcTCTCGCAGCTGTATTCCTTCATAGTTCAGGGGTCTTCTCTTTGATCCCGAGTTTGTTGCTGTTCTTTGTAGACTGTTACTTGTTTCTCTGTTGTTCTTTGTCCATGCTTTCTTTTGGgctctctgttttctttatgcTAGTAGTAGCTTGTAAAATGTATGGCCTGTTTATCTGTTCATTTCTAAGGGAAAACATGTGATttgtaaacaaaattaaatggttttgcaaaaataaaattaaaaattaaaaaaaatttaaaaatatcaaACGTTAACCTAACCAACATTAAGCACCTGACCATTATTAAGCAGTTACTGAGCAGTGACTAAATATTCATAACTTTTTCGCCAAAAGATGGCGCTAACTCAACATagttacatacagtacactgcTCATGTTTTACACTTCAACAATACTATGTCGCCATTTCCATGTTTATTAGTggagataaaataaaaactgaattttcTTGAAACCTTATAAGATATTTGTATCTTTATGATGTATTATTTGTGACCTTTGCTGAAGCTATGAATAGGTAACTCTTTATATTTAGTGTTGCA
The genomic region above belongs to Silurus meridionalis isolate SWU-2019-XX chromosome 20, ASM1480568v1, whole genome shotgun sequence and contains:
- the LOC124402748 gene encoding G-protein coupled receptor 55 isoform X1 — encoded protein: MCDARRGRLRLYRMTLITMINESNCSFEDVDALMRPLELVIYVPIFLLGIVLNVSALWVFCFVFKKWTESTIYMINLAIMDVLLLLQLPFKMHATNNKWLANKKHLCSFLESLYFMAMYGSIYIIMCISVDRYLGICHPFYAKSLRSKKSARIVCLVIWVLVIVVTTPVYTFHEDIQETFHCFHGFSNKGWNLWLIVCLEVFGFLLPAFVLICCSVKSIRTLRNPKFTFTPGRQAGVRIIHSSLCAFLVPFTPCHIAIFFQYLVRSSTITECDAQQRISLFLQLSMSLANITCFLDAIFYYFVAKEVRAGKDTIRMSLTRIKSMSTSDA
- the LOC124402748 gene encoding G-protein coupled receptor 55 isoform X2; the protein is MEMRITMINESNCSFEDVDALMRPLELVIYVPIFLLGIVLNVSALWVFCFVFKKWTESTIYMINLAIMDVLLLLQLPFKMHATNNKWLANKKHLCSFLESLYFMAMYGSIYIIMCISVDRYLGICHPFYAKSLRSKKSARIVCLVIWVLVIVVTTPVYTFHEDIQETFHCFHGFSNKGWNLWLIVCLEVFGFLLPAFVLICCSVKSIRTLRNPKFTFTPGRQAGVRIIHSSLCAFLVPFTPCHIAIFFQYLVRSSTITECDAQQRISLFLQLSMSLANITCFLDAIFYYFVAKEVRAGKDTIRMSLTRIKSMSTSDA
- the LOC124402748 gene encoding G-protein coupled receptor 55 isoform X3 translates to MINESNCSFEDVDALMRPLELVIYVPIFLLGIVLNVSALWVFCFVFKKWTESTIYMINLAIMDVLLLLQLPFKMHATNNKWLANKKHLCSFLESLYFMAMYGSIYIIMCISVDRYLGICHPFYAKSLRSKKSARIVCLVIWVLVIVVTTPVYTFHEDIQETFHCFHGFSNKGWNLWLIVCLEVFGFLLPAFVLICCSVKSIRTLRNPKFTFTPGRQAGVRIIHSSLCAFLVPFTPCHIAIFFQYLVRSSTITECDAQQRISLFLQLSMSLANITCFLDAIFYYFVAKEVRAGKDTIRMSLTRIKSMSTSDA